In the genome of Acaryochloris sp. CCMEE 5410, the window TTCGTCCCACTCTATACGAGTCAGAAGATGGACAATTGTTTCGCGCATTGCCAGTTGGCCAGATCGACCAACATCAACAAGTTGATCCATCGAATCGACAAACAAGCTAATACCATCTGTCTTAAAAGTCTTCTGAATGAGAGGATGCTCTTGTTCTAAATTGTTGCTTAAGTAGTCTAGCGCTGCCCGAACTGTATCTAATCGGACCCCATGAATTTCTCGGATCACCCGCAGAACATGAGCTTCAATCAGGTTAGCAAAAGACAGTTGTGGCAGGTTTGGTTTAGGACGCTGGATCAGAGGATTAAAATCCTTTTTACCTTGTTTAGTGGAATAGGAACGACCTTGAATCCAGGAACGTAGAGTTACCAGCGGAATACGCAAGTACCGAGCTGCATCAACCACTGAATATGTGGGGATATTGTAAATATCGGCATTCCAGTTTCGCAATGTATCAACCCAAGATAGGCTAAGGGATACTTTTAAGATACCGAAAGTAGAGTCTTATTCTTCTGTATCTCAAGTATCTTGCATTATCACAATAATTATTCCTTCAATGGGAAAATCATACTTCCATCAGTAGTGAAGATTTCAGGGATCGACAGAAGGTACTGACCGCTGCTACCCCTTGACTAGGGCTACCCTCACTTAAGCGATTCACAAACGCACTACCTACAATCGCCGCATCTGCACCCCAATCCATAACTTGGCGAGCATGTTCTGTTCTAGAAATACCAAAACCAACGCCAATCGGTTTATCGGTGACTTGTCGCAAATCAGCAATTAAATCTTGAACGCGGTTTTCCACCTTGGTGCGCATCCCCGTCACCCCTGTAGTACTCACTAGGTAGATAAAGCCTTGGGATCTCAGCGCAATTTTTTCAATTCGTTCTTTTGAGCTAGTGGGGGCAACCAGCAAGGTCACTTCTATGCCCAAATCAGCCGCTTGCTGCAACAGATTTTCCGATTCTTCTAACGGCAAATCGGGTACCACTAAACCTTTTACCCCAGCTTTTGCAATCTGCTGAAGATATTTTGTAACGCCCCGATGGTAAATGGGATTGTAGTAGGTAAATAAAATAATGGGGGCTTTAATTTCAGGCGAAAGCTCTGTCACCATCCCTAAAACATGATCTAGACGAGTCCCCCGCTGTAAGGCCCGAGTCGCGGCTGCCTGGATGACTGGCCCATCCGCCAAAGGATCAGAATAGGGAACCCCTAATTCAATTAAATCGGCACCACTCGCATCCAGCTGGCGTAGAGCACTGGCCGTGGTGTCTAAATCTGGGTCTCCGGCCGTTAAAAATGGGATCAGTGCGCATTGACCACGATCGCGCAGCTGCACAAAGCAATCAGAAACAGAAGTCATTACTAATCAGTCTCATCATCAATAGAAGCCTGTAGAGCTTCAAGTTCTTCTGGTGTCATTTCTTGCAAACGTTTTTCCAGGACAGCATTTTCATAGTCTTCTCGCTGCTGGTTATAGGTCATATTTCCCGTCACGACCCGTAGAAAGTAGGAAGCCACCCAACCCAAGAGGCCTGCGGCAAAAATAACCTGGCTCCAGACCCCTGCACTTTGGGGTTCGATACCGGCGTATCGCAGGCCCCCATAAATGAGCCCCCCGGCCAAAAACACGCCGAGACCAATTGAGATCGCATCTATTCGGCGCATGGGCTCAAATTTTGCGAGGTTGGGGACGGAAATTCAAAAAAGGGCTAAGCAGGAGCAAGCTGGGGAAGAAAAAGAACACCAGAAAGTACATAAACCCACGCTCTAAAGAACTAGCAACATACCAGCGCTTTTGGAGATAGAAATAGGTAATAGCGGGCATCACCAGTAGATAGCCACCCAACAGTCCCAATAAGAGGATTAAATTAACAACCATAGAAATTGGATATTTAGTCAAGTCCAAGGGGTTTAGAACAGGCTGGCATACAGCCTCAAGGACGAAGTCCTATGCATTTCGTCCTCTTATTCTACCTTGCAGGTAGCCTTCCCCCCAGAATTAACAGCAGGTCTCTGACCTTCCAGTTACTTTCAGATTAGTCAGACGCTAGCAGTTCGGCAATTTTCTGTTCTAAGACCTTCACCCGCCGGAGCAGCGGGGGTAACCATTTGACCACCGCCATTGCCCGTAGCCACAGTCGGTGGTCAATCGCTGGATAGCCCGCTACCTTCGAATCTGAACTTAAAGATTGGTGAACCCCACTCTGGGCAGCCACGGTCGTTCGATCCCCCAAGGTGACCTGCCCTGAAATACCTACTTGTCCCGCCAAAATTACCTGCTGCCCTAATGTCGTGGCCCCCGCCAAGCCCACCTGGGCACAAATTAGACTATCCGCTCCAATCTGGCTACCGTGACCAATCTGGACGAGGTTATCGATCTTTGTTCCCGCACCGATACGCGTTTCGCCCACAGCTGGCCGATCAATGGTCGTATTACAGCCCACCACAACCTGATCTTCAAGAATCGTCTGACCCGATT includes:
- a CDS encoding DUF433 domain-containing protein, which gives rise to MRNWNADIYNIPTYSVVDAARYLRIPLVTLRSWIQGRSYSTKQGKKDFNPLIQRPKPNLPQLSFANLIEAHVLRVIREIHGVRLDTVRAALDYLSNNLEQEHPLIQKTFKTDGISLFVDSMDQLVDVGRSGQLAMRETIVHLLTRIEWDENGIASRLFPFIQPEGDESMDLYIDPRISFGRPVIAGRGVPTIAISDLYEAGENIDDLANEYECTTKQITAAIRFESLFRAA
- the trpA gene encoding tryptophan synthase subunit alpha gives rise to the protein MTSVSDCFVQLRDRGQCALIPFLTAGDPDLDTTASALRQLDASGADLIELGVPYSDPLADGPVIQAAATRALQRGTRLDHVLGMVTELSPEIKAPIILFTYYNPIYHRGVTKYLQQIAKAGVKGLVVPDLPLEESENLLQQAADLGIEVTLLVAPTSSKERIEKIALRSQGFIYLVSTTGVTGMRTKVENRVQDLIADLRQVTDKPIGVGFGISRTEHARQVMDWGADAAIVGSAFVNRLSEGSPSQGVAAVSTFCRSLKSSLLMEV
- a CDS encoding DUF3007 family protein; its protein translation is MRRIDAISIGLGVFLAGGLIYGGLRYAGIEPQSAGVWSQVIFAAGLLGWVASYFLRVVTGNMTYNQQREDYENAVLEKRLQEMTPEELEALQASIDDETD
- the ndhL gene encoding NAD(P)H-quinone oxidoreductase subunit L, which translates into the protein MVVNLILLLGLLGGYLLVMPAITYFYLQKRWYVASSLERGFMYFLVFFFFPSLLLLSPFLNFRPQPRKI